AGAGATGGTTGGAGATTTTAAGATGAGAACGGGTAATTATAGAAAGGCAGATCTAATCTATAATGGACCACTTGGAGAAAACTTACTTATTAGAGATATTGGTTTCAGAACCAGAGGGAACACAACAAGAACTATTCCACAGGATTTGTATGGTGATTTTCATAGGGCACATTTTAAAATCAAATTTGACGAAACTTTTGATCTTGATGATAGTTCCGATGAATATGAAGTTCGAAGTAATCGTAAATTTTGTACATTAAAAGCTTTAAATTTAAAATGGAATTGGAATGTTGATAATTCACAAATAAGAGAACTATATTCTCTGGATCTAATGGCTAGAGGCGGTATTAATTGTGCTAAGACGGGTTCAGCAACTTTAACGATAATAATTGGAAACATAACTAAATATTTTGGTGTTTACACAATTATCGAGCCAATCGATAAAACTTTCGTTTCAAAACTATATGAAAATGATAATGGTGATTTATACGAATGTAATTCAGCAACATTAGGAGTAAATTCTTGGGCTGATAATATTGGTGTAAGCAAATGGGAAGAAAATTATTTCCCTGGATATGATAAAAAGACAAATAAAAATGAGAATCATGAAAAACTTATCTCTTTTGTGGAAAAAATTAATTCTCTGAATGATAATGATTTTGAAAATTATTTAGATGATAATTTTGATGTTGATAATTTTATCAAATATATGGCAATGAATATCTTAATTGGCAATGATGATGATTATATGTTGGGAAGTAATAATTATTATTTATATTTTCCTTCTAAAAGTGATAACAAAATCCAATTTATTCCTCATGATTTTGACAAGGGTTTAGGTCGTCAATCTGATTTATCATTTTTAATTGACAC
This Candidatus Delongbacteria bacterium DNA region includes the following protein-coding sequences:
- a CDS encoding CotH kinase family protein, coding for MRNDGLAKYCGFFLISFIVLIFFNCDFKREDFEYPDNYDSYKTLFDKENLHHFEIVISQNEWDGLIEDMIKQKEMVGDFKMRTGNYRKADLIYNGPLGENLLIRDIGFRTRGNTTRTIPQDLYGDFHRAHFKIKFDETFDLDDSSDEYEVRSNRKFCTLKALNLKWNWNVDNSQIRELYSLDLMARGGINCAKTGSATLTIIIGNITKYFGVYTIIEPIDKTFVSKLYENDNGDLYECNSATLGVNSWADNIGVSKWEENYFPGYDKKTNKNENHEKLISFVEKINSLNDNDFENYLDDNFDVDNFIKYMAMNILIGNDDDYMLGSNNYYLYFPSKSDNKIQFIPHDFDKGLGRQSDLSFLIDTLNITNIPDRNILSSKILKTEKYRNLYYEYVRSFVDDENELFFNSDFRNRFDKLFYLYSDFLDNDMNEGEIMNSDEILRYMQNRITNVTDQLYRILRLEY